One Halomonas sp. M4R1S46 genomic window carries:
- a CDS encoding NAD(P)H-dependent oxidoreductase codes for MPATLKAWVDLVVRMGRTVDYDPSRPDDPFTPLLADRPRHAIILSSRGGAGFEPGGELAHMNHLEPGLATALEFIGISRIHRVAIEHQEEGGERLAASLEAAERRVDGLIARLQARHQASREAAVTA; via the coding sequence ATGCCGGCGACGCTGAAGGCCTGGGTGGACCTGGTGGTGCGCATGGGGCGCACGGTGGACTATGACCCGAGCCGGCCGGACGACCCCTTCACGCCCCTGCTGGCCGACCGGCCGCGTCACGCGATCATCCTGTCGTCACGGGGCGGCGCCGGCTTCGAGCCCGGCGGCGAGCTGGCCCACATGAATCACCTGGAACCCGGCCTGGCCACGGCGCTGGAATTCATCGGCATCAGCCGTATCCACCGGGTGGCGATCGAGCATCAGGAAGAAGGTGGGGAACGGCTGGCCGCCTCCCTCGAGGCGGCAGAGCGCCGGGTGGATGGGCTGATCGCCCGGCTGCAGGCGCGGCATCAGGCCAGCCGGGAGGCGGCGGTGACGGCCTGA
- a CDS encoding 5'-methylthioadenosine/S-adenosylhomocysteine nucleosidase (Enables the cleavage of the glycosidic bond in both 5'-methylthioadenosine and S-adenosylhomocysteine): MSAGHRAPAPLTDLGGWKILFVMAADAEYGPHLRRRFDPFMTGVGPVEAAVELTAALAELNASGRLPDLVVSLGSAGSRDLEQTEVYQATSVAYRDMDASPLGFETGVTPFLDLPAILPLPLRIPGIREASLSTGANIVSGSAYAAIAADMVDMESYACLRACTRYDVPLVVLRGISDGKAELHHVDDWTEYLHVIDEKLAAAVDRLGEAIGQGLLTR; the protein is encoded by the coding sequence ATGAGTGCAGGACATCGCGCACCGGCGCCGCTGACAGACCTGGGCGGCTGGAAGATCCTCTTCGTGATGGCGGCCGACGCCGAATACGGCCCGCATCTCAGGAGGCGTTTCGACCCCTTCATGACCGGCGTGGGGCCGGTCGAGGCGGCGGTGGAACTCACCGCCGCGCTTGCCGAATTGAACGCGAGCGGGCGCCTGCCGGACCTGGTGGTATCGCTGGGCTCGGCGGGCAGCCGGGATCTCGAGCAGACCGAGGTCTATCAGGCGACCTCGGTCGCCTACCGCGACATGGATGCCTCGCCGCTGGGCTTCGAGACGGGCGTCACGCCCTTTCTCGACCTGCCGGCGATCCTTCCCCTGCCGTTGCGCATTCCCGGGATTCGTGAGGCGTCGCTGTCGACCGGCGCCAATATCGTCTCGGGTTCGGCCTATGCCGCCATCGCCGCCGACATGGTGGACATGGAGAGCTATGCCTGCCTGCGTGCCTGCACGCGCTACGACGTGCCGCTGGTGGTGCTGCGCGGCATCTCGGACGGCAAGGCGGAGCTGCACCACGTCGACGACTGGACGGAGTATCTCCATGTCATCGACGAGAAGCTGGCCGCCGCCGTCGACCGCCTCGGCGAGGCGATCGGCCAAGGGCTGTTGACGCGCTAG
- a CDS encoding AraC family transcriptional regulator, translating to MAKQFSRFDYFKSRHIPELTVLQAALSDFSYDRHAHEEYAFGVTLAGRQDFFSGGQFHRSPPGNVIQFNPEQVHDGHPGGDSALGYVMTYVPSAHLEALFADAAGCERAGRFRCGETLIADPELRRAILDLAHLVTHQEGTRIDQEHALYRVATRLVQRAGNHRPDGRPSRPDALLLRAKDYILAHLEDDVSLDDISQAAHLSKYHFLRLFRQQFGITPHQYVLNCRVNAARTLLAAGAAPNQVAFRYGFTDLSHFNRRFKRIYGMTPLQYQRSVSR from the coding sequence ATGGCGAAGCAATTCAGTCGGTTCGACTACTTCAAGAGCCGGCATATCCCCGAGCTTACGGTGCTGCAGGCGGCGCTGAGCGATTTCAGCTACGACCGTCATGCCCACGAGGAGTACGCCTTCGGCGTCACTCTCGCCGGGCGGCAGGATTTCTTCAGCGGCGGCCAGTTCCACCGCAGCCCGCCGGGCAACGTCATCCAGTTCAATCCCGAGCAGGTGCACGATGGGCACCCGGGGGGCGACAGCGCGCTGGGGTATGTCATGACCTACGTGCCTTCCGCCCACCTCGAGGCACTGTTTGCCGATGCGGCGGGATGCGAGCGGGCCGGCAGGTTCCGATGCGGCGAGACCCTGATTGCGGATCCCGAGTTGCGCCGTGCCATCCTGGACCTCGCTCATCTGGTGACCCATCAGGAGGGCACGCGCATCGATCAGGAGCACGCCCTCTACCGAGTGGCGACCCGCCTCGTTCAGCGTGCCGGCAATCATCGGCCGGACGGCAGGCCGAGCCGGCCCGATGCGCTGCTGCTGCGGGCCAAGGACTACATCCTCGCGCACCTCGAAGACGATGTATCGCTGGACGATATCAGCCAGGCCGCCCACCTCTCGAAGTACCACTTCCTGCGCCTGTTCCGGCAGCAGTTCGGCATCACGCCGCACCAGTATGTGCTCAACTGCCGGGTCAATGCCGCGCGCACCCTCCTGGCGGCGGGGGCGGCACCCAATCAGGTGGCCTTCCGCTATGGCTTTACCGACCTCAGCCATTTCAATCGCCGCTTCAAGCGCATCTATGGCATGACGCCCCTCCAGTACCAGCGCAGCGTCAGCCGATAA
- a CDS encoding GMC oxidoreductase: MDHVFFLSNSAWKAAREENAYDYVVVGTGFCALAFAQRVLEANPHSRILMIERGAFFLPEHFQNLPLPFKDTLGGLSETFPWTLSATTALGQDGPVRWQHGMVPFFGGRSTLWSAWCPRPNGDELVGWPPATIEAARRNFETAEALLRVQKADQIDLERSTEELRVIGKGRPVYGPLQQCIQSLLREKGKGVDGIYRTQAAPLASAAENVNGIDFQKYSTPGDILALADKQARLHAAGKGARLDIVTDCTVEKIQQQEIDGARQATALETSRGVLPLGAAQLILAMGTLPPTTLLRNSFPDTQTLGERFSAHFISSIVARVPKSSLDPQGHFGDLELSACYVAGVADDSYEQQFHIQLSSLWDVNPAKNAGTALRYMPDVVATASQAQLQSSEGYVVFVCAVLGELDYDNPDSWFLRNHQDGNVTTNSLLQVRESSRDYRTWDAMDEATFGILEDVLSPEDAARVEYWHGDPDQGEWSSERPGRHQRRVDALVHESSTLYLGEEESAPVDLNYRFRGSNNVYVTGGGLWPRGGSWNPTMTMVALAQDLADKLEGAK; the protein is encoded by the coding sequence ATGGACCATGTGTTTTTCCTGTCCAATTCTGCGTGGAAAGCCGCCAGAGAGGAGAATGCTTATGACTATGTGGTGGTGGGGACCGGCTTTTGCGCCCTGGCGTTTGCCCAGCGTGTCCTGGAGGCCAACCCTCACAGCCGTATCCTGATGATCGAGCGCGGCGCCTTTTTCCTTCCGGAACACTTCCAGAACCTTCCCTTGCCCTTCAAGGACACCCTGGGGGGACTCTCCGAAACCTTCCCCTGGACCCTGTCCGCCACCACGGCCCTGGGGCAGGATGGCCCCGTCCGTTGGCAGCACGGCATGGTGCCCTTCTTCGGTGGCCGCTCCACGCTGTGGAGTGCCTGGTGCCCCCGGCCGAACGGTGACGAGCTGGTTGGTTGGCCGCCAGCCACCATCGAGGCCGCCCGGCGTAACTTCGAGACGGCCGAAGCCCTGCTGCGCGTGCAGAAGGCCGACCAGATCGACCTGGAGCGCAGCACGGAAGAGCTACGCGTCATCGGGAAGGGTCGGCCCGTGTATGGTCCCCTGCAGCAGTGCATCCAATCGCTGCTACGAGAAAAGGGAAAAGGTGTCGACGGCATCTATCGGACCCAGGCGGCGCCCTTGGCATCCGCCGCGGAAAACGTCAACGGCATCGACTTCCAGAAGTATTCCACACCGGGCGATATCCTGGCGTTGGCCGACAAGCAGGCCAGGCTGCACGCCGCCGGCAAGGGCGCCAGGCTGGATATTGTCACCGATTGCACGGTCGAGAAGATCCAGCAACAGGAGATCGATGGTGCTCGCCAGGCCACCGCCCTGGAAACCTCCCGAGGCGTGCTGCCCCTGGGAGCGGCGCAGCTGATTCTGGCCATGGGCACCCTGCCGCCCACCACCCTCCTGCGTAATTCCTTCCCGGATACCCAGACGCTCGGTGAACGCTTTTCCGCGCACTTCATCAGCTCCATCGTCGCGCGGGTTCCCAAGTCGTCACTGGACCCGCAAGGGCACTTTGGCGACCTGGAGTTGAGTGCCTGTTACGTTGCCGGTGTGGCCGACGACAGCTATGAACAGCAATTCCATATTCAGCTCTCGTCGTTGTGGGATGTGAACCCGGCGAAGAACGCGGGCACGGCATTACGCTACATGCCGGATGTGGTGGCCACCGCGTCGCAGGCCCAGCTGCAATCCTCCGAAGGCTATGTGGTATTCGTCTGCGCGGTGCTGGGGGAGCTGGATTACGATAACCCGGATTCCTGGTTCCTGCGCAATCACCAGGATGGCAATGTCACCACCAACTCGTTGCTGCAGGTCAGGGAAAGCTCCCGGGATTATCGGACCTGGGACGCCATGGATGAGGCCACCTTCGGTATCCTGGAAGACGTCCTGTCGCCGGAGGACGCCGCTCGGGTGGAGTACTGGCATGGCGACCCGGATCAGGGGGAGTGGAGTTCCGAGCGCCCTGGCCGGCACCAGCGACGGGTCGATGCCCTGGTTCATGAAAGCTCCACCCTGTACCTGGGGGAAGAGGAGTCCGCCCCCGTGGATCTGAACTATCGCTTCAGGGGCAGCAACAACGTGTATGTAACGGGCGGTGGACTGTGGCCACGCGGCGGTTCCTGGAACCCGACGATGACCATGGTGGCCCTGGCACAGGACCTGGCGGATAAACTGGAAGGCGCGAAATAG
- a CDS encoding VOC family protein, which yields MKVKRIMANTATEDLDRAEAFYGGLLGLERLMDHGWFRTYGSDERMRVQVSFGTEGGSGTPVPDLSIEVDDLEAALVRFEEADIPIEYGPVSEPWGVRRFYVRDPFGKLVNILQHE from the coding sequence ATGAAGGTCAAGCGCATCATGGCCAACACGGCCACGGAAGATCTCGACAGGGCGGAGGCCTTCTACGGGGGCCTCCTGGGCCTGGAGCGGCTCATGGATCACGGCTGGTTTCGCACCTACGGCTCGGACGAGCGGATGCGGGTCCAGGTGAGCTTCGGCACGGAGGGCGGCTCGGGAACGCCAGTGCCCGACCTCTCCATCGAGGTCGACGATCTCGAGGCGGCGCTGGTGCGCTTCGAGGAGGCGGACATACCCATCGAATACGGCCCCGTCAGCGAACCCTGGGGCGTGCGGCGCTTCTACGTCCGCGATCCGTTCGGCAAGCTCGTCAATATCCTGCAGCACGAGTGA
- a CDS encoding LysE family translocator, protein MLEIVAYALGVMYTPGPVNLLGLNAGLNGQARTSLGFFVGVGLAMLVLFLAFGWLGAAWVRGDMLAVVGALGCAYILYFAIKVARSSIDPGAIRQASRVLSFRDGLIMQLCNPKGMIATLPIATIQFPAAGIHGASLVLWSLGLAALAFGAPGSYALMGAVVGQRIENPTILKGFSLAMAALLVWVALSISYEHVWLPLAAGGP, encoded by the coding sequence ATGTTAGAGATCGTCGCCTATGCCCTGGGCGTCATGTACACGCCTGGGCCCGTGAACCTGCTCGGCCTGAATGCGGGCCTCAACGGCCAGGCCAGAACCTCCCTCGGCTTCTTCGTCGGGGTGGGGCTGGCCATGCTGGTACTCTTCCTGGCGTTCGGCTGGCTCGGTGCGGCCTGGGTGCGCGGCGACATGCTCGCCGTGGTGGGGGCGCTGGGATGCGCCTATATCCTCTACTTCGCCATCAAGGTCGCCCGCTCGAGTATCGACCCGGGGGCCATTCGCCAGGCGTCACGCGTGCTGAGCTTTCGCGATGGCCTGATCATGCAGCTCTGCAATCCCAAGGGCATGATCGCGACCCTGCCGATCGCTACGATCCAGTTCCCCGCCGCCGGCATCCATGGCGCGAGCCTGGTGCTCTGGTCGCTGGGGCTGGCGGCGCTGGCCTTCGGCGCCCCCGGCAGCTATGCGCTGATGGGCGCCGTGGTCGGGCAGCGCATCGAGAACCCGACGATTCTCAAGGGCTTCAGCCTGGCGATGGCGGCACTGCTGGTGTGGGTCGCGTTATCCATCAGCTACGAGCACGTGTGGCTGCCGCTGGCAGCGGGCGGGCCTTGA
- a CDS encoding SDR family NAD(P)-dependent oxidoreductase, with protein sequence MLLSNKNAVIYGAGGAIGRAVALAFAREGAGVFLAGRTLSKLDAVAKEISMAGGVAETAVVDALDEQAIEAHAAEIIRKAGLIDISFNAIGMDDVQGTLLVEMSLEDFARPINRATRSQFLTATTAARHMARQGAGVILMLTATPARLAIPHCGGFGVACAALEGLCRQLAAEVGPEGVRVVCLRSAGSPESIPETMDIHAAAGKVTRDDFIASLEEMTLLKRLPALAEVGDMAALMASDHASSMTGTVANMTCGAIVD encoded by the coding sequence ATGCTGCTCAGCAACAAGAATGCCGTGATTTATGGGGCTGGCGGGGCTATCGGTCGTGCGGTTGCCCTCGCGTTTGCCCGGGAGGGAGCAGGCGTCTTCCTCGCCGGCCGCACGCTTTCAAAGCTCGATGCGGTCGCGAAGGAAATCTCCATGGCGGGCGGCGTAGCTGAGACGGCGGTTGTCGACGCGCTCGACGAACAGGCCATAGAAGCGCACGCCGCCGAGATCATCCGCAAGGCGGGACTTATCGATATCTCGTTCAATGCCATCGGCATGGACGACGTTCAGGGCACCCTGCTCGTCGAGATGTCGCTCGAGGATTTCGCCCGCCCGATCAACAGGGCGACGCGGTCGCAGTTCCTGACGGCCACCACCGCGGCGCGGCATATGGCCAGGCAGGGGGCGGGCGTGATTCTGATGCTCACGGCGACACCCGCGCGCCTGGCCATTCCACACTGCGGGGGGTTCGGCGTGGCGTGTGCGGCGCTGGAAGGCTTATGCCGACAACTCGCCGCTGAGGTTGGGCCCGAAGGCGTGCGGGTGGTTTGCTTGCGTTCGGCCGGCTCCCCGGAGTCGATCCCCGAAACGATGGATATTCACGCCGCCGCCGGCAAGGTGACACGAGATGACTTCATCGCCTCGCTCGAAGAGATGACCTTGCTCAAGCGTTTGCCGGCCCTGGCCGAGGTCGGCGACATGGCCGCCCTCATGGCGTCAGATCATGCAAGTTCGATGACCGGGACAGTCGCAAACATGACCTGCGGTGCGATCGTCGACTAA
- a CDS encoding YgjV family protein yields the protein MLESPTALAGQVFGLAALLLCIAAFASKQDERLLVLLISANVAFALQFLFLQSWTAAALTVLVIARIALARRYPGSKAVMAGVLAASGVAALVTWQGWADLPAVVAMLLGTVGMFLLRGIPMRVMLGLAAVAWLFSHLLAGAVGGSLAEALVVITNAITIWRLLRAKRRYPEAFEGTAS from the coding sequence ATGCTGGAGAGTCCCACCGCCCTCGCCGGCCAGGTCTTCGGCCTGGCCGCCCTGCTGCTGTGTATCGCCGCCTTCGCCAGCAAGCAGGACGAGCGCCTGCTGGTGCTGCTGATCTCGGCCAACGTCGCCTTCGCCCTGCAGTTCCTGTTCCTGCAGAGCTGGACCGCGGCGGCGCTGACCGTGCTGGTGATCGCCCGCATCGCCCTGGCCCGTCGCTACCCGGGCAGCAAAGCGGTGATGGCCGGCGTGCTGGCGGCCAGCGGCGTGGCCGCGCTGGTCACCTGGCAGGGCTGGGCGGACCTGCCCGCGGTGGTGGCCATGCTGCTGGGCACGGTGGGCATGTTCCTGCTGCGCGGCATTCCCATGCGGGTAATGCTGGGGCTGGCGGCGGTAGCCTGGCTGTTCAGCCACCTGCTGGCGGGGGCCGTGGGCGGCTCGCTGGCCGAGGCGCTGGTGGTGATCACCAACGCCATCACCATCTGGCGCCTGTTGCGGGCGAAGCGGCGCTACCCCGAGGCGTTCGAGGGCACCGCGTCCTGA
- a CDS encoding DUF427 domain-containing protein, with protein MADHTDTSRITLHPHDRRVRIFHGDILIADTRNAIELRERGYPHRQYLPREDVDMSKLSVSSTVTHCPFKGDTTYYSLVDNVDVAWSYDQPIEEMKDIAGRLAFDADKVVERVA; from the coding sequence ATGGCCGATCATACCGATACCTCGCGCATCACCCTCCACCCGCATGATCGCCGGGTGAGGATCTTTCACGGCGATATCCTGATCGCCGACACCCGAAACGCCATCGAACTGCGCGAGCGCGGCTATCCACACCGGCAATACCTGCCCAGAGAGGATGTGGACATGTCGAAACTCTCGGTGTCGTCCACCGTGACCCACTGCCCCTTCAAGGGCGATACCACCTACTACTCGCTCGTCGATAACGTCGATGTGGCTTGGAGTTATGACCAGCCGATCGAAGAGATGAAGGACATTGCCGGGAGGCTGGCGTTCGATGCCGACAAGGTCGTGGAAAGGGTGGCGTGA
- a CDS encoding ion transporter translates to MPTTRTTSPALERAHLVWDLLIIVLVIANLALLLFDSLLLLPPLNAAFEAVAPGLHGAYDRHIHANFLTIDLAFVAIFLLDVLLGWAVAIAERHYHRWFFYPFVHWYDVLGCIPLGGFRLLRILRVISLLHRLQRMGLIDVRRWYLYGVVAKYYDILLEELTDRIAIRMLDNVQNEIRAGDGLSAPLMERVVRPRKQALIREISQRLEAMAGDAYAHSRDDTLRYVRGLVGRTLAESPELKRLGRLPLGSQLARGLEASLSDLACRLVDEALEGLRSAEFSALVEHLAESGFDAWLRTDPHSEQITEQVLVDMLELLKEQIAVKGWQHKYE, encoded by the coding sequence ATGCCCACCACCCGCACGACCTCGCCCGCCCTGGAGCGGGCCCACCTGGTGTGGGATCTGCTCATCATCGTGCTGGTGATCGCCAACCTGGCCCTGCTGCTGTTCGACAGTCTCTTACTGCTGCCACCGCTGAACGCTGCCTTCGAAGCCGTCGCCCCCGGCCTGCACGGCGCCTACGACCGGCATATCCATGCCAACTTCCTCACCATCGACCTGGCGTTCGTGGCCATCTTCCTGCTCGACGTACTGCTGGGTTGGGCGGTGGCCATCGCCGAGCGGCACTACCACCGCTGGTTCTTCTATCCCTTCGTGCACTGGTACGACGTGCTCGGCTGCATCCCGCTGGGCGGCTTCCGGCTGCTGCGCATCCTGCGCGTCATCTCGCTGCTGCACCGCCTGCAGCGCATGGGCCTGATCGACGTGCGCCGCTGGTACCTCTACGGCGTGGTCGCCAAGTACTACGACATCCTGCTGGAGGAGCTCACCGACCGCATCGCCATCCGCATGCTCGACAACGTCCAGAACGAGATCCGCGCCGGCGACGGGCTGTCCGCCCCGCTGATGGAGCGGGTGGTGCGGCCCCGCAAGCAGGCGCTGATCCGTGAGATCAGCCAGCGGCTGGAGGCCATGGCGGGCGACGCCTATGCCCACAGCCGCGACGATACCCTGCGCTACGTGCGCGGCCTGGTCGGCCGCACCCTGGCGGAGAGCCCGGAGCTCAAGCGGCTCGGGCGCCTGCCGCTGGGCAGCCAGCTGGCCCGGGGGCTCGAGGCCTCGCTCTCCGACCTGGCCTGCCGCCTGGTCGACGAGGCCCTGGAAGGCCTGCGGTCGGCGGAGTTCTCCGCCCTGGTGGAGCACCTGGCCGAGAGCGGCTTCGATGCCTGGCTGCGCACCGACCCCCATAGCGAACAGATCACCGAGCAGGTGCTGGTGGACATGCTGGAGCTGCTCAAGGAGCAGATCGCGGTCAAGGGCTGGCAGCACAAGTACGAGTGA